TCAAATTTGGTGCAGATCATTTGATTAGCATTGAAGAATTTTCTCCATATATTTTTGCACTCAAAGCTGAATTGCAGCTTCTCTGTAGCCTCCTTCAGCACATTTGAGGCAAGTTTATTGGCTCCAGTTTGGCCCCAGCCAGCAACGGCACACTTAATGTTGGCGGGGATTTTCCCATCTTTCTTAGGTAGTCCGATGGTCTTCACATACTTATTCAGTGTGGCATTCTTTGTTAACTGTGAAGGAGAACAGAGTTTTGTTAGACATTtcaatgtgtgtttatatccccccccccccccccctacatcCTTCCGTGCAAATGTGTGAAATCACATTGCGGAAACTGAAATGAAAGCAATAATGAAGttatttaaaagaacaaaaacaaaacaactgattacACTTTTACACCGTTTTACTTTACCTCAAGTAACATGATATCATAATCATATTCTCCAGTGAATTTTGGATGTGGATGGTATTTAGCAACTTCGATACATTGCtgacttttctctttcttgcttaGGTCATGTGCTCCAAGTACCACCATCATGTTCTGAGTGCTGACAAGCAAGGGtacaaatattgtaaaaaatatttagttaataCATAACAATTATACTTAGCACCTTGAAAGGGACTGAAAACATTGATGACAAAGTCTAATATAACTATAACCATACAAATGAATCCCTAAGAACCCCtgattttctaaatgtattaaCATTAACTCAAGACTATGacaaacatgcatgcatataCTATGTTCAAACAAAAGCTATTAAAGTAAGTAGCAACTCTTTTGTGAATGACAAATATTCAGAAACAatgatttaaatacaaataaataaaacccattAATTTGTTAATTGATTGTGACATCCAAACATTATTATGATTCTGCATTGATGCATAATAAACTCACTCTTTGCAGTGTGCTGCAGTTAGAACAAAGTCTTTCCGAATAAGTATCCCGCCACATGAATGTTTTCCATAAAACTGGAGTGACGCCATGTAGGGTCTGGAATGAGGCTTTGCAACCTTCCCACCTACTATGCCGCTGTCAGAAGCCTCTTTACATGACAAGGGTAATTAACACACagattacaaaatacaaaatgctcAACGGCCgagttattactattattatcacGGCATGAGAAAAGCAAAATTAGATACTTTTTTCCCAACcttccagacatttaaaaggCTACTTAAAAATCAGCTATGATCCTAAAAACTATACATTACCAGTGGAGGAGAGCAGCTGGAAGAAGCATATAATGCAGTACGCGTGGATCATGGtcattgtgctgtaaatgctgaACAGTGTGCCGAGGATTGCCCACCCTGCCACATTTTGTAGTCAACTTAACTCCCACAACGGAAACTTTGTGGGCAGGTGTCATTCTTGCACAGTAGAGATGAGATCACACCTTTCTTACTGCAGCGTGAGTGGGACCATTTTATAAAACCAGATACAACTGCCAAGTTGTCATTTGAGTTGGAGCACATACATTGTTGTTCATTtgttaataatgtaaatgtgtagcACTTCACTGCAATACACATTGTActgtgtgtctcattgtgtcactacaaaacaattatgaattgtaaaaagacatttttggaAAGTTTTAATTGAATTGTGCTGTGAACAGGAGTTTATGTCCCGTCTCTACCATCTATATTTATTGCCCTAAAAATGAGAAAGGTCCATATTTACTGTAGATAATTACAACTGTACGTATTCTTGACTGCTTCTTTTTCATCACAGACATTTTCTGTAAAGGAAGAGAGTTAAGGTAAAAGGGAAGTGGTCGAGTTGAAAACTGTGTATAAGGACACAGAAAGCACAATGCGCACAAAGGTAGTCACACCTCACACCCTGAACTCCACACAGACATAACACTGTCATTTATGTCCCTTGTGTattttacaaatacattaatgtgATTGTTTAACATGtgtaacattttactttaaagctCAAGTACTGTTTTTAAATTCAGTGTTTAGTGAGAAGCTGTAAATAAACAGATTATTGTAAAGCACTGTACCAAACCtgattatttacagtatttacaggGCTACACTGTCTTTAGAGACTTTATGGATATCTGGACCTTAGTGTGATATCTATGGAAGCCTATTTCCaccagtaaaaaaagaaagaaatctcaatggaaagtcataattatgagataagaAGTGCGCATGCGTTACAGTGGCGCTGTCTTCAAAGGTCCCTTCATCACCTGCTGCCCCCACCGTGCAAACGACATGCAGTGCTAAATAAGGTAACTATTACAGGTGAATTTTGTAAACGTTAGATAGTGTATATATAGCCTAATTGTAACGTGAATCAGTCTTTGCAGCTAAACTACCGTTTGTACAACAATGCAGTTCATGACGCTCCGAAAATACCTGTTATAATTCTGACAATTGCAATCAGTATGTATATTTCAATTTGTCCGGGAGTTAAACAGGaaactaatataataatataatatgaaatataaattgtGACACTAGCCCAGGAAAGTTAATGATCTAGATCTAGTTCATTGTTCATCAGCTGTCTGAGTTGGATGTACAGGTCAATGGTTTCAAACACATCATTTGTTAATGTCAGGTTATACTCTGACATGAGGTCCACACAGATATGGAACACATCTTCATCACATGGGAAGTCCTTGAACACACACTCGTCAAGGCAGACGTGAACCTTCTCCAGGTCCACAGACTGCAAACACTCTCTGCCTCCGTA
This portion of the Cottoperca gobio chromosome 21, fCotGob3.1, whole genome shotgun sequence genome encodes:
- the LOC115025954 gene encoding granzyme F-like; the encoded protein is MTMIHAYCIICFFQLLSSTEASDSGIVGGKVAKPHSRPYMASLQFYGKHSCGGILIRKDFVLTAAHCKDTQNMMVVLGAHDLSKKEKSQQCIEVAKYHPHPKFTGEYDYDIMLLELTKNATLNKYVKTIGLPKKDGKIPANIKCAVAGWGQTGANKLASNVLKEATEKLQFSFECKNIWRKFFNANQMICTKFDKKNGGVCQGDSGGPLICNSKPQGLTAFTLKSDCSNPKFPHVFTKVPFFVPWIKTVMKGLGNAA